In Blastococcus saxobsidens DD2, the genomic stretch CGCGCCCGAGGCCATCGAGCGCACCCGCCTGGTGCTCGCCGAGTACGCGGCGCAGGCCCGCGAGCTGGGTGCGACCGACGTCCGGATGGTCGCCACGAGCGCCACCCGCGACGCGGCCAACCGCGCCGACTTCGAGGAGATGGTGCGGGCCACCCTCGGCCGGTTGCCCGACGTGGTCACCGGGCGCGAGGAGGCGGAGCTGTCCTTCCTCGGCGCCACCGGCTCGGTCGACGCCGCGGCCGCCGCCCACGGGCTGCAGCCGCCCCGGCCGCCGTACCTGGTGGTGGACATCGGGGGCGGCTCGACGGAGTTCGTGCTCGGGGACGGCGGCGGGGTCATCGCCGCCCGGTCGGTGGACATCGGCTGCGTGCGGCTCACCGAGCGGCACCTGCGCGACGACCCGCCGGCGGCCGAGCAGGTGACCCTGGCCGAGCGCGACATCCGCGCCGCGCTGGCCGACGTCGTCGCCGAGGTGCCGGTGGACCGGGCGGCGAGCCTGGTCGGGCTGGCCGGCTCGGTGACCACCGTCGCGGCGCTCGCCCTGGAGCTGCCCGCCTACGACTCCGAGGCGATCCACGGGTCGCGCGTCCCGGTCGGGGACGTGTGGCAGGTCTCCGCCGATCTGCTCGCGGCGACCCGGGAGCGCCGCGCCGCCTCCCCGGTCATGCACCCCGGCCGAGTCGACGTGATCGGAGCCGGCGCGCTCATCCTGCGGGTGCTGATGGACGAGTTCGGGATGCCCGAGCTGGCGGTGAGCGAGCACGACATCCTCGACGGCATCGCCCTGCGGCTGGCCCGGGCCCAGGCATAGGAAGCCATGCCTACGTCCTCCGACCCCCGCGGGGGTGCATAGCCTCCTATGCCGGTAGACGCCGGGGGTTTCCCCGTCACCCGCACGCCGGCGGGCGTGGCCCGGGCGGCCCGTGCGGTCCGCGACCTCGCCGTGCTCGACGACCGGATCTCCGGCTGCTACGCCTGCCCCCGGCTCGTGGCCTGGCGGGAGGAGGTCGCGCGGATCAAGCGCGCGTCGTTCCGGGACCAGGACTACTGGGGCCGGCCGGTCCCTGGTCTCGGCCCGGCCGACGCACGGATCGCCGTCGTCGGGCTGGCGCCGGCCGCGCACGGCGGCAACCG encodes the following:
- a CDS encoding Ppx/GppA phosphatase family protein, which gives rise to MTRVAAIDCGTNSIRLLVADVPATGAHTDLLRRMEVVRLGQGVDATGRLAPEAIERTRLVLAEYAAQARELGATDVRMVATSATRDAANRADFEEMVRATLGRLPDVVTGREEAELSFLGATGSVDAAAAAHGLQPPRPPYLVVDIGGGSTEFVLGDGGGVIAARSVDIGCVRLTERHLRDDPPAAEQVTLAERDIRAALADVVAEVPVDRAASLVGLAGSVTTVAALALELPAYDSEAIHGSRVPVGDVWQVSADLLAATRERRAASPVMHPGRVDVIGAGALILRVLMDEFGMPELAVSEHDILDGIALRLARAQA